One genomic window of Halorubrum hochsteinianum includes the following:
- a CDS encoding DUF5790 family protein, translating to MAQSTFDDDDLFGEAAAETRAEVEEHLTAAREGLPDPDAVWETDADNVLGALNGLKSALDAGDAIDSVRSAKKAYVLGERADAFDDAEDLEAEIEELESLVGDIESAADEVASLTGTVPAIRGALQDAAGEDDE from the coding sequence ATGGCCCAGTCCACGTTCGACGACGACGACCTGTTCGGCGAGGCGGCCGCGGAGACGCGCGCGGAGGTCGAGGAACACCTGACCGCGGCGCGCGAGGGGCTTCCGGACCCGGACGCGGTGTGGGAGACGGACGCGGACAACGTGCTCGGCGCGCTCAACGGCCTGAAGTCCGCCCTCGACGCGGGCGACGCGATAGACAGCGTGCGCTCGGCGAAGAAGGCGTACGTCCTCGGCGAGCGCGCCGACGCCTTCGACGACGCCGAGGATCTCGAAGCCGAGATCGAGGAGCTCGAATCGCTCGTCGGCGACATCGAGAGCGCCGCCGACGAGGTGGCCTCGCTCACGGGCACGGTCCCCGCGATCCGCGGCGCGCTTCAGGACGCGGCCGGCGAGGACGACGAGTAG
- a CDS encoding aldo/keto reductase — translation MTDAFDRLGYGTYKLAAGEECADGVAHAIDTGYRHVDTAQGYDNEASVGDGIDRSGVDREDLFVATKLSTDNLSYDDAVETARASRDRLGVDSIDLLYVHWPINSYDPAETLPALDDLVDDGVIDRIGLSNFEPDQLDEAIDRLDHDVFAHQVECHPLLQQERLREYAVDDGHWLVAYSPIARNRVADVEVLREIADAHDATPAQVSLAWLLSKERVAPIPKAADFGHVEDNWAAREIDLTADQIARIDALDRGERVVDFEEAPWNAA, via the coding sequence ATGACAGACGCCTTCGACCGGCTCGGTTACGGGACGTACAAGCTGGCCGCCGGCGAGGAGTGCGCCGACGGGGTCGCTCACGCGATCGACACCGGCTACCGCCACGTCGACACCGCGCAGGGGTACGACAACGAGGCCTCGGTCGGCGACGGGATCGACCGGAGCGGCGTCGACCGCGAGGACCTGTTCGTCGCGACGAAGCTCTCGACGGACAACCTCTCGTACGACGACGCGGTCGAGACCGCGCGCGCCAGCCGCGACCGGCTCGGCGTCGACTCGATCGACCTGCTGTACGTCCACTGGCCGATCAACAGCTACGACCCCGCGGAGACGCTGCCCGCGCTCGACGACCTCGTCGACGACGGCGTGATAGACCGGATCGGCCTCTCGAACTTCGAGCCGGACCAGCTCGACGAGGCGATCGACCGCCTCGACCACGACGTGTTCGCCCATCAGGTGGAGTGTCACCCGCTCCTCCAGCAGGAGAGGCTCCGCGAGTACGCCGTCGACGACGGGCACTGGCTCGTCGCCTACTCGCCGATCGCGCGCAACCGCGTCGCCGACGTCGAGGTTCTTCGGGAGATCGCCGACGCCCACGACGCGACCCCGGCGCAGGTGAGCCTCGCGTGGCTGCTCTCGAAAGAGCGCGTCGCGCCGATCCCGAAGGCGGCCGACTTCGGGCACGTGGAGGACAACTGGGCCGCCCGCGAGATCGACCTGACGGCCGACCAGATCGCCCGGATCGACGCGCTTGACCGCGGCGAACGCGTCGTCGACTTCGAGGAGGCCCCGTGGAACGCGGCCTGA
- a CDS encoding creatininase family protein, whose amino-acid sequence MRLSEVTWTDARDADVDVAFLPVGSTEQHGPHAPLGTDTLNAVAVAEAGADAYERGEEDTGAAADRGEVAIAPPIPVGVAEEHRAFDGTMWVSPETFRAYVRESAESLVAHGVDRVVFVNGHGGNVEALAEVARRFSRDPDHDGYGVAFTWFEAVGDHASDMGHAGPLETALLRATNPDLVREERVEEAGTGAADRWGEWVSGVNLAHDSDEFTDNGVVGDPRDGDAERGEVLLDRASDALAELAAAVVERDAE is encoded by the coding sequence ATGCGCCTCAGCGAGGTCACTTGGACCGACGCCCGCGACGCCGACGTCGACGTCGCGTTCCTCCCGGTCGGCAGCACGGAACAGCACGGCCCGCACGCGCCGCTCGGCACCGACACGCTGAACGCCGTCGCCGTCGCCGAGGCCGGGGCCGACGCGTACGAGCGGGGCGAGGAGGACACCGGGGCGGCCGCCGACCGCGGCGAGGTCGCGATCGCGCCGCCGATTCCCGTCGGCGTCGCCGAGGAACACCGCGCGTTCGACGGGACGATGTGGGTCTCGCCGGAGACGTTCCGCGCGTACGTCCGGGAGTCGGCCGAGTCGCTGGTCGCGCACGGGGTCGACCGCGTCGTGTTCGTCAACGGACACGGCGGGAACGTGGAGGCGCTCGCGGAGGTCGCCCGCCGGTTCTCGCGGGATCCCGACCACGACGGCTACGGCGTCGCGTTCACGTGGTTCGAGGCTGTCGGCGACCACGCGAGCGACATGGGCCACGCGGGACCGCTGGAGACGGCGCTGCTGCGCGCGACGAACCCGGACCTGGTCCGCGAGGAGCGCGTCGAGGAGGCGGGCACGGGCGCGGCCGACCGGTGGGGCGAGTGGGTCTCGGGCGTGAACCTCGCGCACGACTCCGACGAGTTCACCGACAACGGCGTCGTCGGCGACCCGCGGGACGGCGACGCCGAGCGCGGCGAGGTGCTGCTTGACCGGGCGAGCGACGCGCTCGCGGAGCTGGCGGCGGCGGTCGTCGAGCGAGACGCGGAGTGA